The following proteins come from a genomic window of Nocardiopsis sp. YSL2:
- a CDS encoding globin domain-containing protein codes for MLSTESAATVRATIPAVAGALDAITARFYLTMLGERPELLDGMFNRGNQASGEQRRALAGSIAAFATLLVDHPDERPDAMLARIAHKHVSLGVTEDQYVIVHKYLFDAIAHTLGEAATPDVVAAWDEVYWLMAGALIALEARLYAESGITGGDVWRPWRVVERDEQTPDTASFTLEPADGGPAPAFLPGQYVSVRVRLADGVRQSRQYSLIGAADDRRRITVKRLRADAAPAGEVSTHLHERTRPGDVLMVSAPAGDVALSEGEHPVVLASAGIGCTPMMGMLQHLADQGSTRPVLALHADRAAQDHAHREEAAALVERLPRGHRHTWYESGAGGRTGRMDLAGLDIPENAEAYLCGPLPFMREVRAQLIGAGVPPRRVHYEVFGPDLWLAAD; via the coding sequence ATGCTCTCCACCGAGTCCGCCGCCACGGTCCGGGCCACGATCCCCGCCGTGGCAGGGGCCCTGGACGCCATCACCGCGCGCTTCTACCTCACGATGCTCGGCGAACGGCCCGAACTCCTCGACGGCATGTTCAACCGCGGCAACCAGGCCTCGGGCGAACAGCGCCGGGCGCTGGCGGGCTCCATCGCCGCCTTCGCCACCCTGCTGGTGGACCACCCCGACGAGCGCCCCGACGCCATGCTCGCCAGGATCGCGCACAAGCACGTCTCCCTCGGAGTCACCGAGGACCAGTACGTCATCGTGCACAAGTACCTCTTCGACGCCATCGCCCACACGCTCGGCGAGGCCGCCACCCCCGACGTCGTCGCCGCCTGGGACGAGGTGTACTGGCTCATGGCCGGGGCGCTCATCGCGCTGGAGGCCCGGCTGTACGCGGAGAGCGGGATCACCGGGGGCGACGTCTGGCGGCCCTGGCGGGTGGTGGAGCGCGACGAGCAGACCCCCGACACCGCCTCCTTCACGTTGGAGCCCGCCGACGGTGGCCCAGCGCCCGCGTTCCTGCCCGGCCAGTACGTCAGTGTGCGGGTCCGGCTGGCCGACGGCGTCCGCCAGTCGCGCCAGTACTCCCTCATCGGCGCCGCCGACGACCGGCGCCGCATCACGGTCAAGCGCCTGCGCGCCGATGCCGCCCCGGCGGGGGAGGTCTCCACGCACCTGCACGAGCGGACCCGGCCCGGTGACGTCCTCATGGTGTCCGCTCCCGCGGGCGACGTCGCGCTGTCCGAGGGCGAGCACCCGGTCGTGCTGGCCTCGGCCGGGATCGGCTGCACCCCCATGATGGGGATGCTCCAGCACCTGGCCGACCAGGGCAGCACCCGGCCGGTGCTCGCCCTGCACGCCGACCGCGCCGCCCAGGACCACGCGCACCGGGAGGAGGCCGCCGCCCTGGTCGAGCGCCTGCCCCGCGGCCACCGCCACACCTGGTACGAGTCCGGGGCAGGAGGCCGCACGGGCCGGATGGACCTGGCGGGCCTGGACATCCCCGAGAACGCCGAGGCCTACCTGTGCGGTCCCCTGCCGTTCATGCGCGAGGTGCGGGCCCAGCTCATCGGCGCGGGCGTGCCGCCGCGCAGGGTGCACTACGAGGTCTTCGGGCCCGACCTGTGGCTCGCCGCCGACTGA